The Pontibacter korlensis sequence ATTAGATTAATTTAATTTTTAATTAAATATATTTATGAGCATACGCCTTGCATTAAAATATAGTTATTTCTCTTAAACAGTATTTGAATATTATTTTTTACATTATTAAAAGCGTTTTAAATACATTTGTAAATATAAATATGCTAATATAATAGCACCGAGGCATCAAGTTTGATCAAAAGGGCTCTTTATAAATAAACCTCCACTTCTGTTTAGAACAGTTTTACTTCTGATGATAACCTATTTATAGAGAGTCATATATGTTTAACTAAATATTTATAACACATCATCACAGAAAAATGCTACAAATGCTTACTTTAGGGTTTTAAAATGGCTTTAAGTTTTACTTTCAACAGCTTTTTGAAAAGCCTATGAAGAAGCATTACCGTTCCGACAACAACTGCTTAAACTGCGGTGCCACCGTTACCGACAACTTCTGCTCCAAATGCGGACAGGAGAACCTGGAGCTACATGAGGATTTCTTCCACCTGGCTTTGCATAGCGTCGGGCACTACTTCCACTTCGAGTCTAAGTTCTTCAACAGTATTGTGCCGCTTTTCACAAAGCCCGGGTACCTTACTAAAGAATACTTTGCAGGCAAGCGGGCTGCGCACCTCAACCCGATCAGCATGTACATTTTCATCAGCATCTTGTTCTTTTTCCTGTTCACAGCCAACACAAACATCAACAAGAAAGACATCATCGAAGACAATGTGGCGGCAGAAAATACGCAGGAAGCAGCTGAGATAAAAAAAGAGCTGGGGGAGTTAAAGAACACCATCTCGAAGAAGGAGGCAGCCGGAACAGTATCTCCGACAGCCGCTAATTACACCTATACCATTCTGGATAAGGCCGAAGCATCGTTAGACACAGGCAGCACTACCCATAACGACGCGGTTATCTTTACTCAGCCTGTAGCCAAGGAAGCTGAAGGCAAAAGCGATTCAGATAAGCTAAGCCTGAATATTGGAGATGATAATGCGGTGGTTAAATCATTAGGGACAAAGTTCCAGGAAGTGATGGATGATGACCTGAGCAGCGAACTGTTCAAGAACAAACTGATAGGGCATTTGCCAAAGGTAATGTTTATACTCCTACCGCTGTTTGCCCTCATTCTGAAGCTGGTACACTGGCGCTCTTCAAAATACTATGTAGAGCACCTGATTTATTCCATACACGTGCATTCGTTCCTCTTCCTGTTTGCTTCTATCCTGATCTTATTGAGTTGGATACTACCGTTCCTGCCAGACTGGATCTTTAACCTTGGATACCTAGTGGCACTCTGGTACATCTACAGGTCCATGCGCAACATCTACAGGAGCACACGCTGGCGTACCGTATATAAGTTCTTTCTGCTGTTCTTTGCCTACAGTACCCTGCTTATAGTAAGCGGACTGATAGTTATTGTAGCAACACTTTATACCATCTAGTACTAACACTGCAAGTTCTACCATTAGAATAAAGAAAGCCCCAGGAGTTTAACCTCCTGGGGCTTTCTTTATTAGCATCTGCCTCTATGCTTCTTGTTGATGGTTATTTAGCCTGACTACTTTAAAAGGCAACGCTTAATCGCCGCTCAAAAGCTTACCCTTTACCCAGCTTACTGCTCCTGAAGCTTTATCAGCATACTTGTTTATGTCCTCTACCACCTCGCCTACATGGTGCTTTTCCCAAAGACTGCCGAAAGTCTTGCTTTTGGGCTTCTCTATGTTCAGGAACTTTTCCTCTCTCTGGGCAGCTTCGTTGCTCTCCATTTTAAATCCCTTCACTTCGGTGAGAACGTAATGCTTGTTGCTCAGCAGCACATAGAACTTCTTCGATTCAGCAGGTCTGATTTCATAGGTCGCAGAATCAATATCGGTGTAGAATATCAGCCTCTCCTTCTGCCCCGATACTTGTATGTGCAGCGAGTTCGGATTGTACTCTGGCTTTATTGTCCAAAGACCATTAACTAAAACACTACCTACACGCACGTTTACCTTGCTGGAGTTTGCCTTCAGTAGAGGTAAACCTTTGTAGGCACTTTGCCCCAAGACAGGGTTTGCCAACAGCATCAGAAACAGCAAAGCGCCTATGGCTACAGGCTTTAGAGTTTTCATGCTCAAAGAGAAAGGGTTACAGTATTAGTAGAAATAAAGAAGCGTAGGTAAGTTCTCCTGCTATTGTTATAAGTAACCCAAGTTGCGATTTAGCATTGGCATGTAAACGATGAAGCCACTCAGGCTTGTTAAGGAAAAAGTAACCACACTTACTTCCTTACTTGCCATGAATGACTTCACTATTACAATTTACTGTTTTGTTGATGATTACCTGCAAATAGCGGGCAAAAAAGCGGCGGCCAAGCGCAAGGCCAGCGATGCGGAGATAATCACAACGGCCCTGGTGTCGGCCCGCTACTTTGGCGGCAACCTGTCTGCGGCCAGCGGCTACATGCAGCAGCACCAGAAGTGCCGGATGCCGCACAAGAGCAACTTTAACCGGATGCTGCACCGACTGGGCGAAACGATCGCGGCCATCTTCCTGGCCCTGGGAGACTGCCTCAAGCAGCTCAACACCACTGGCGAGTATGTGATAGACAGCTTCCCGGTGGCCGTGTGCCGCAATATTCGCATTAACCGGTGCAGACTGCTGGAGGGTGAGGCCTACAGGGGCTACAATGTCTCTAAAAGGGAGTATTTCTACGGCTTCAAGGTGGAGGTCATCGCAACTGCCGGGGGCCTGCCGGTGAGTTACTTTATCGTGGCGGGAAGCGTGCACGATGGCAGAGCCCTGCAGGCCATGCACCTGGACCTGCCGCCGGAAAGCAGCCTGTACGGGGACAGCGCCTACACCAATTATGAGGTGGAGGACCTGCTGGCCGAATGCGAGCAGGTCAGCCTGCTTACTCAGCGGAAAAGCAACAGCAAGCGGAAAGACAGCCCGGCGATGGACTATATAAAAGCGGTGATGAGGAAGAGAATAGAGACAACTTTCAGTGAGATAGAGGCGGCCTTTCCCCGAACGATCCACGCCGTGACTCCGCAAGGATTTCTGCTAAAGATTGTCCTATTCCTCTTTGCTTACACCATCAATAAATGTATTTAATCGCAACTTGAGTTAAGTAGTACACCAGGATTATCTGCATAGTACTAAAACAACAAAGGATACAGCAATTTAAGGTTTATGTTTGAACATTTTCATATTAGGTGCATTTAAATTTATACTTTTCTGTTTACCCTAAAGGAGAAGGCAAACACCCCATAAACCTGACACGTGGATAAGTATCTGGAAAAGTACTGGATAAAAAGCTCTCCTAACTCCGCTTCGGATTGATTATCTTTGTAGTAATGGAAAATTTTGTAGTATCAGCTCGAAAATACCGTCCGACCACGTTCGACAGTGTGGTGGGGCAGCACCATATAACCAATACCCTTAAAAACGCCATCAGCAGCAAGCATTTGGCGCAGGCCTTTCTTTTCTGTGGTCCGCGTGGAGTGGGTAAAACTACCTGTGCGCGTATCCTGGCAAAAACCATTAACTGCCAGAATATCACCCCGGAGATAGAAGCCTGTAACGAGTGCGAGTCTTGCCGCAGTTTTAACACCAGCAGCTCGTTCAACATCCATGAGCTCGATGCTGCTTCTAATAACTCGGTAGAAGATATCCGTAACCTGGTGGAGCAAGTGCGTTACGCCCCACAGACAGGCAAGTATAAAATTTACATTATAGATGAGGTGCACATGCTCTCGAACCAGGCCTTCAACGCATTCCTGAAGACACTGGAGGAGCCACCTTCATATGCCATTTTTATTCTGGCTACCACTGAGCGCCACAAAATCATTCCTACTATACTTTCGCGTTGCCAGATTTTCGACTTTAACCGAATACGGATTGAGGACATGGTACGCCACCTGGGCAACATCGCCACCAAAGAAAGTATACAGGCCGAATCAGATGCCCTGCACCTGATCTCGCAGAAAGCGGATGGCGCCCTGCGTGATGCGTTGTCGATCTTCGACCAGATGGTTACCTTCTCGGGCAGCAATGTTACCTACAAGGCTACTGTCGAGAACCTGCACATACTTGATTACGATTACTACTTCCGGCTGACAGATCACCTGCTGGAGCAGAACCTGTCAGGCTCGCTGCTCCTGTTTGATGAGATTCTGAAGAACGGCTTTGATGCCCATAACTTCCTGATTGGCATTGGCGAGCATTTCCGAAGCCTGCTAGTGTGCAAAGACCCACAGACAGTACAGCTGTTAGAGGTATCTGACAACATCAAGGCCAAGTATGCAGAGCAATCGCAGAAGGCAAGCGTGTCGTTCCTGCTATCTGGGCTTAACCTGGTTAGCACCTGCGATACCAACTACAAGAGCAGCAAAAACCAGCGCCTGCACGTGGAACTGTGCCTGATGAAGATGGCGCACCTGAATGCAGCTCTGAGCTTTGCACAGCAAGGAGAAGTATCAAAAAAAGCTAAGGTAGCGGCTCCGGCACCAGCCGCTACCGGTTCTGTTGGTGCCACCACTGCACCTGCTGCAGCCGTACCGTCGGCGCAGATGCAGCCGCCTGCCCCGGCCAATGGTATCCCCTCAGAGGGATTACAACAGCCGCCAAAGCCACAGCAGGTAACACCAGATGCACACATAGCTCCGCCTAAGGCAGTGGTTGCGCCTCCGGCACCGGCACCTGCCGCTGACAAGCCCCGGACGGGACCTCAGCTGCCGCCGCAGAAGAAATTAGGTAAGTTGCCAAGCCTGAAAGATCTGCAAAACCCACAAGCAGCGGTAGCTGAAGTGGCAGTAGCCGAGGAAGAGGAAGAGACGAGCTATGGTGCTGTTGTACCTGTAGATGAGGCAAAGCTGAAAACGGTGTGGCATACTATTCTGCGCCGCAAGAAGGCTGAGAACATGATGGAGTTCACGCTTCTTAACCGCCAGTACCACATTGGGCCTGATAACGAAATTGTACTTCACCTGGAAAACCACGTGATGCTGGATCAGTTCACGGCACTCCGTCCGGACATACTTCGTGAACTGAAGCAACAGCTGGGTAACCGGAGTATAAAACTGCGAGCAGAGCTAATGGAAGTGCAGGACGAAGGGCGAAAGCTGTATACTTCTGCCGACAAGTTTAATTACCTGGCCGAAAAGTATCCGGTCCTCATCGACCTGAAGCAGCGGTTTGGCCTGGATGCAGATTTCTAATACTGATACTCTGTAAAACAAAAGCCCCTCCTTACCCATAGGAGGGGCTTTTGTTTTAGCTTTATATAAGCTAAGCTGCTATATTATTTAAAGAAATCACATTATCTTTATAAAAAACTTCAACATTAAAACTATGGCAATAAAAAGAGGTTCCTCTTTGCTATTGCTTGCGCTGGGCCTCACGTTCACGCAATGCAAGAACGAAGCATACCAAACGCAATCTACTACAGATGCCACGGCGGTAGCCACTACCACTCCTGCCGAAAAGGAATACTCCTACGAAATGGCACCTAACGACCCGCTGAATGCCCGCATTTATACTTTAGACAATGGACTGAAAGTATACCTGTCGGATTATGAGGAGGCACCGCGCATCCAGACTTTTATAGCAGTTCGCGCAGGCAGCAAGAATGACCCAACTGATGCTACTGGCCTGGCACACTACCTGGAGCACATGGTGTTTAAAGGCACTACTGAACTGGGCACAGCCAACTGGGAAAAGGAGAAGGCAGAGCTGGATAAAATTGAAGCGCTGTACGAGCAATACAGAAACACCCGCAACGAAGCTGCGCGCAAGAAGATCTATCACCAGATAGACTCGGTTTCCGGGGTTGCTGCTACTTACGCCATTGCTAATGAGTATGATAAGCTCCTAACGGCTATCGGTGCAAAAGGCACCAATGCTTATACTTGGGTAGACCAGACGGTTTATACGAATGACATACCAAGCAACCAACTGGAGCGTTGGCTGGAACTGGAGGCCGACCGTTTCCAGGAGATGGTGCCACGCCTGTTCCACACAGAACTTGAGGCTGTGTACGAGGAGAAAAACCGCACCCTCGACAGCGACGGTCGTAAGGTAGCTGAGGTGATTAACACAGAGCTCTTCCCGTCACACCAGTATGGTACTCAAACCACCATCGGTACCGTCGAGCACCTCAAGAACCCCTCTATCACAGCCATCAGAGAATATTTCGACAAGTATTATGTACCAAACAACATGGCCATTGCTATGTCCGGCGACATTGACTTTGACCAGACCATTCGCCTGATTGATAGGTACTGGGGAGGCATAGAGAAAAGCCAGGTACCAAACTTTACAGTAGCACAGGAGCAGCCGATCCAGAAGCCGATTGTGCGTGAGGTATTTGGTCCGGATGCGGAGAACGTATCTGTTGCTTTCCGCACGCCGGGTATAAACGAGCGTGAGGCACTGGTCGTGCAAATGATCAGCAACCTGCTTTACAACGGGCAGGCCGGCTTAGTAGACCTCAACCTGAACCAACAGCAGAAGGTACTGCAGGCCTATGCCTACGACACCCCAATGAAAGATTACGGCACCTTCCGTATGACAGGTATGCCACGCCAGGGCCAATCACTGGACCAGGTGCGCGACTTGTTACTACAACAGCTGGAGCTGATCAAGAAAGGATCTTTCGACGAGTCGCTGATACAGGCAGTGGTAAACAACGATAAGATCAACACCATGAAAGCTTACGAAGACAATAGCAACCGCGCAGATGCCTTCGTAACGGCCTTTATCTATGACATGCCGTGGGAGAAATTTGTAAGCCGACAGGATGAATTCGCTAGCATCACCAAACAGGAAGTGGTGGATGTGGCGAACAAGTATTTCCAAAATAACTATGTGCTGGTATATAAGCGCACGGGCAAAGATCCGAACGCACAGAAAGTAGAGAAGCCAGCCATTACGCCAGTAGCTGTTAACCGCGACGCGCAGTCAGACTATTACAAAGCTTTTATGGCCAAAGAGGTGCAGCCGCTGGAGCCTGTTTTCGTGGATTACCAGAAGGATATCACCGAAACCAAATTAAAGCAGAACATTCCGTTGCTGTATACCAAGAACAACGATAACGGCCTGTTCCAGCTCTACTACATCCTGGACATGGGCACCAATAACGACCAGAAGTTGGGTATGGCCGTGAACTACCTGAAGTACCTGGGCACTGACAAGTATACTGCCGAAGAGCTTCAGAAGGAGTTTTATAAGTTGGGTACTTCGTTCGACGTGTTCTCTTCGGGAGACCAGGTATACGTGAGCCTGACTGGCCTGGACGAGAACTTTGAACAGGGCCTGAACCTATTTGAAAGTGTGTTGGCCAATGCCAAGCCAAACCAGCAAGCCCTGAAAGACATGGTAGCTGGTATTCTGAAAGCTCGCGAGGACGCCAAGAAAAACAAAGGCGTTATTCTGCAGCAGGCAATGGTGAACTATGCCAAGTATGGAGCAAAGAACCCATTCAACACCCTGCTGAGCGAGAAGGAGCTAAAGGCTGTGAAGCCGCAGGAGCTGGTAAACATTATCAAGAGCATCCCTACTTACGAGCACCGCGTGCTGTACTACGGCCCACGTGAAACAGAAGCTCTGGTAGCCGTGCTAAACGAAGGACATAAAGTACCAGCCACCTTAAAACCGGTACCAAAAGAAGTAGTTTACCCAGAACTCGACATCAAAGAGCCAACCGTTTACTGGGCTGACTATAACATGGTGCAGGCCGAAATGCTGTTCCTGAGCAAGTCTGTGCCTTACAGCAAAGACATTATTCCGGTTGTAAGGCTGTACAATGAGTATATGGGCGGCATTGTGTTCCAGGACCTGCGTGAGTCTAAAGCACTGGCTTACTCTACCTACTCTTACTATGGCACTGCTTCTAAGAAAGACCGTGCAAACTACCTAATGTCGTACATCGGGGCGCAGGCTGATAAGCTATCAGAAGCAATGTCCGGTATGCAGGCACTTTTAACTGATATGCCACTAGCCGATGCTAACTTTGAGAATGCACGTGCCTCTTTGCGCAACAGCATTTCTACGGAACGCATCACCAAAGCAGGTGTTCTGTTCGACTACGAGCGTGCCAAGAAACTGGGCCTGAACTACGATATCCGTCAGGATGTATATCAAAGCGCCAACAGCATGACCTTTGACCAACTGAAGGAGTTTCAGCAAAAGTATGTGAAAGGCCAGCCGCAGGTTATACTTGTGATCGGCTCTAAAGACCGCCTGAACTTTGACGCACTGAAGAAGTATGGCAAAGTAAAGCAGCTGGATCTGAAAACGCTGTTTGGGTATTAGGCCAGATTTAGATCCTAAAGCAAAACAAAAGGGGCAGCCAAGTTATGGCTGCCCCTTTTGTTTTGCTTTGTAAAGAATTTACGCCACTGTTGGTCTTCTTAATTTCCTTGTTAGTCTAATTTTGAAAACCAATGTTGCTGTATTTACTCATATTGAGTATGTGCGAAAATGCTTGCATACAGGCATTAAAACTCAACTGTTTTGAATATGGAGAATAGTATGAATTACACCAGAGCAACACTTCTTTTTGTGTCTGGTATTATTTCTATTGCAGCCTTGCTCTTGATGGGCACAGAGAGAATGGGCTATGGCTTTCTGATCGGCTATGGTTATACAGCTCTGGCATGTGGTATGGTGGGAGCGCTCTTTACTTATCTAAAGAACCAGAAAGCGAAAAAGGGGAAGTAGCACCTGAATCCTCTTCCAAAGTTCTTAGGCAAAATAACCCTAACGAGCACATTTGGTTAATAAGCAGCTTTCGCCTTTACAGGCTACTGTTACTACTTAAATTCAACCAATCATCTTTGGTTAGCGATCGGAAGAAGCTGTTATCGGCCGTTACTAGGTCGGTGGCGAGCTTCGACTTGTTCTGCTGCAGTACCTGAATCTTCTCCTCTACAGTGTTAGGACAAATCAGTCGCACGGCTATCACTTTTTTCTCCTGCCCTATTCTGTAGCTTCGGTCTATAGCCTGATTCTCCACTGCAGGGTTCCACCATGGGTCCACGATAAACACGTAGTCGGCTGCAGTTAAATTAAGGCCTGTTCCACCGGCTTTCAGACTTACTAGGAACACACGTGTCTCTTCATCCGTCTGGAACTGATCTACTACCTCCCCTCTGTTCCGTGTGCTGCCTGTGAGGTAAGAGAACTTGATATTTTCCTTCACCAGCTCCTTTTTGATAAGGTCCAACATGCCCACAAACTGTGAAAACACCAGGATCTTGTGGTACCGCGACACGTTCTGAATCTGCTGCAGGAGTACCTGTATCTTAGCGGAGGTATCGGTAAAGAGCTTGGCATCTCCAGTGAGTAGGGGCGAGTTGCAGATTTGACGCAGTTTGGTGATACCCCTCAGCACATGCATCGGGTGCTTTGTCAGCTCCTCTTCTCCGCTAGCATTAATGTAGTCTCTCAATTCCTGCTCACAGGTATCGTATACCTTGCGCTGCTCCTCTCCCATCTCACAGTAAAGAACCATCT is a genomic window containing:
- a CDS encoding DUF3667 domain-containing protein codes for the protein MKKHYRSDNNCLNCGATVTDNFCSKCGQENLELHEDFFHLALHSVGHYFHFESKFFNSIVPLFTKPGYLTKEYFAGKRAAHLNPISMYIFISILFFFLFTANTNINKKDIIEDNVAAENTQEAAEIKKELGELKNTISKKEAAGTVSPTAANYTYTILDKAEASLDTGSTTHNDAVIFTQPVAKEAEGKSDSDKLSLNIGDDNAVVKSLGTKFQEVMDDDLSSELFKNKLIGHLPKVMFILLPLFALILKLVHWRSSKYYVEHLIYSIHVHSFLFLFASILILLSWILPFLPDWIFNLGYLVALWYIYRSMRNIYRSTRWRTVYKFFLLFFAYSTLLIVSGLIVIVATLYTI
- a CDS encoding IS982 family transposase translates to MNDFTITIYCFVDDYLQIAGKKAAAKRKASDAEIITTALVSARYFGGNLSAASGYMQQHQKCRMPHKSNFNRMLHRLGETIAAIFLALGDCLKQLNTTGEYVIDSFPVAVCRNIRINRCRLLEGEAYRGYNVSKREYFYGFKVEVIATAGGLPVSYFIVAGSVHDGRALQAMHLDLPPESSLYGDSAYTNYEVEDLLAECEQVSLLTQRKSNSKRKDSPAMDYIKAVMRKRIETTFSEIEAAFPRTIHAVTPQGFLLKIVLFLFAYTINKCI
- a CDS encoding DNA polymerase III subunit gamma/tau; its protein translation is MENFVVSARKYRPTTFDSVVGQHHITNTLKNAISSKHLAQAFLFCGPRGVGKTTCARILAKTINCQNITPEIEACNECESCRSFNTSSSFNIHELDAASNNSVEDIRNLVEQVRYAPQTGKYKIYIIDEVHMLSNQAFNAFLKTLEEPPSYAIFILATTERHKIIPTILSRCQIFDFNRIRIEDMVRHLGNIATKESIQAESDALHLISQKADGALRDALSIFDQMVTFSGSNVTYKATVENLHILDYDYYFRLTDHLLEQNLSGSLLLFDEILKNGFDAHNFLIGIGEHFRSLLVCKDPQTVQLLEVSDNIKAKYAEQSQKASVSFLLSGLNLVSTCDTNYKSSKNQRLHVELCLMKMAHLNAALSFAQQGEVSKKAKVAAPAPAATGSVGATTAPAAAVPSAQMQPPAPANGIPSEGLQQPPKPQQVTPDAHIAPPKAVVAPPAPAPAADKPRTGPQLPPQKKLGKLPSLKDLQNPQAAVAEVAVAEEEEETSYGAVVPVDEAKLKTVWHTILRRKKAENMMEFTLLNRQYHIGPDNEIVLHLENHVMLDQFTALRPDILRELKQQLGNRSIKLRAELMEVQDEGRKLYTSADKFNYLAEKYPVLIDLKQRFGLDADF
- a CDS encoding M16 family metallopeptidase; this translates as MAIKRGSSLLLLALGLTFTQCKNEAYQTQSTTDATAVATTTPAEKEYSYEMAPNDPLNARIYTLDNGLKVYLSDYEEAPRIQTFIAVRAGSKNDPTDATGLAHYLEHMVFKGTTELGTANWEKEKAELDKIEALYEQYRNTRNEAARKKIYHQIDSVSGVAATYAIANEYDKLLTAIGAKGTNAYTWVDQTVYTNDIPSNQLERWLELEADRFQEMVPRLFHTELEAVYEEKNRTLDSDGRKVAEVINTELFPSHQYGTQTTIGTVEHLKNPSITAIREYFDKYYVPNNMAIAMSGDIDFDQTIRLIDRYWGGIEKSQVPNFTVAQEQPIQKPIVREVFGPDAENVSVAFRTPGINEREALVVQMISNLLYNGQAGLVDLNLNQQQKVLQAYAYDTPMKDYGTFRMTGMPRQGQSLDQVRDLLLQQLELIKKGSFDESLIQAVVNNDKINTMKAYEDNSNRADAFVTAFIYDMPWEKFVSRQDEFASITKQEVVDVANKYFQNNYVLVYKRTGKDPNAQKVEKPAITPVAVNRDAQSDYYKAFMAKEVQPLEPVFVDYQKDITETKLKQNIPLLYTKNNDNGLFQLYYILDMGTNNDQKLGMAVNYLKYLGTDKYTAEELQKEFYKLGTSFDVFSSGDQVYVSLTGLDENFEQGLNLFESVLANAKPNQQALKDMVAGILKAREDAKKNKGVILQQAMVNYAKYGAKNPFNTLLSEKELKAVKPQELVNIIKSIPTYEHRVLYYGPRETEALVAVLNEGHKVPATLKPVPKEVVYPELDIKEPTVYWADYNMVQAEMLFLSKSVPYSKDIIPVVRLYNEYMGGIVFQDLRESKALAYSTYSYYGTASKKDRANYLMSYIGAQADKLSEAMSGMQALLTDMPLADANFENARASLRNSISTERITKAGVLFDYERAKKLGLNYDIRQDVYQSANSMTFDQLKEFQQKYVKGQPQVILVIGSKDRLNFDALKKYGKVKQLDLKTLFGY